The DNA region AGTTGCTGATTATCCCAATAGAGTTGCTGATTATCTCGCTAAGCTGGCTACGAGTCTAGAAGATCCTCTTATCATCCATGACGTGAGGCATCTACCTAGCGGGGCTGTTGGTCCATACATTCTTGATAAAAGTCAAGTCCCTAGTATTAGACTTAGATATGACAAAGCCATTTTTTTGTTAGCTAGATGCATAGGTTTTGTTAATCTTTGAGAATGCGTACTGTAAGTTGCATTCCTTTTTTGTGTTGGTTTCTCGCAATCACGAGGAGTATGTATATTAGGGGTAAGGTctattctccccccccccctcgatttcaataacaatatacaacctttttaaaaaaaaaaaaaaaaaaaactatgatcAAAACAATAAACGTCATTAGTAAAACAATGTTCAAACAACGCAACAGTATTTTAATAaaaccaagaaaataaaatgacagAATAATATCCGAGACCACAGAATTcactgtgtgtccttaaggaatttaatcccctTAAGTCCCGAGAATATAGATTACTTCCTCTAAAGATAAAACGGATAAACCTGTCAAAGGAGTAGCAGTATCTCGAATATCTATGACTTCACGCGAACTCAAAGATGGCAACAAATCGCACAAGTCACTGACTCggtttttattttgtaaaagtCTGCAGAATGCAAATGGTATGCAAAAATTTTGTTGTGCAGATAGGCATTGCCTCTGTATTTATAGCCAACGAAATACCTGTTCTAAACAGGTATGCTGTCTGTTCGGAAAGCCCATGCCTTTTCAGAAAATAGAAATGTCTATTGGGAAAATATTCCACGAATTTCTAAATTAATTTTAGCGGAAAAATACTAGAAatggaaaaatgaataaaataaatttggtctaaaaagattatcaattAATTGACCGAAGCCGAGCCAAGTCGAGCGACAATGACAGTGCGAGGACAATCCCTCTTCTCAACTCTTTAAGAGCTAAAGAAGTGTTTCTCTATTTAAGCACGCTTATTTTCCTTTCCACCACCTATGTGGGAGAAAGCTCCTTTCCAAAAAGGACTACTTTAAATCtcattttccctccatttccctTTTTCCTCCGTTTCTCATTCACACCCCCTTAGCTAACTTCATTCGTTAGCTAGCTTCAACAATAACTGCTCGCAAAAAATAAAGCACAGGCAAAAGCTATACAATGTTTTGCACAAACATACAAGTCCTTTGCTCTCTCTAAGTTACCGTGTGCAGATGTCTCTAGGTCTCGTTGTCTTTTAGATTCTTCGTCAACTACTTTTCCTTTTCTCTGAACTGCATGTGGCTCTTGCTATTTCTATTCTGAAGATATATTCAATGTTAGAGGCATTGTTTTGTTGTAAGCTTAATGCTTCTACTTTTAGTTATCATGAAGTTCAATATATGAGTGTAAGAGATCATATGATTGTGAACCATAGTTTCATTCATGATGCAAGCAATACAAACACAACTAACAAATTAAATATATGTAAGAAAACACACTCTAACAAAATACATGGAACAAAAATGTGACTTTTAACTTCAGCTTCCTCTCTTATTTCACTCCATCAGCTAAATTAGCTTCTCTCTGTCAAGTTTACACAATGAATTTTGAGACCTCCTTTCCACTTTTTGTTCCAAACTTCATACAACCCAAAACAAAGCTTATCATCGGCATTCCCCTTCCCTTTTGTTATTGTAATAGTTTTTCGTATCATCTTTTGGTCCTTCTCAGTTGTCAAATTTACCTTTCTCCATTGAGTGTTATCTCCCCATTTAGCCATAATATAAACTGGTGAATCATTCCAACCGAACGCATCAGTCATCAATGACACTGTAAATCCAATGTCATATGTTTTCTTTTGTACAATATTGTCAATGCAACCAGTTACCTCCAGCCAATTTACTTGTATAAGTTCTGCACCATCATTTCTGTAATAcaaatatatttaataacaaTGTTAGCTCAAACAACAAATTAAATACGTAGTAGTAACACGTTTAATATGATAAACTTAATTAGATTTGATATGCCCAATCTTACTCGTATTTGGGTAACCTCCAAAAGCGCTCATCGTTTCCCCAAACAATATTAAGAGCTTTGGGATATACTATATAACCCTgcaagcaacaaaaaaaaatatttattatttgtcAAAGATCTTCGCAAAAAAACATAAACTAAGCATAATCCAAGAAGCAAAGTAATGGGAGAAACAAGAATTGCAATATTGGAAGAAATGCATGAAATTTCCTGCACCTTTTCTGTTTTACAGAATGTGTGATTGCCTTGATAGTGACATTTTGAAGCCATTTGCTATATAAGTTGAACTCACAAAATTACAAAGAATGTGGAGATTTGAGTGCCTTAGAATAATTTGGCCTACAATaatcagatatatatatatatatatatagacatgaaATTTTATGCACCTTCCAGCTGCATGCATGCACTAGCCGAAAGGAGGTAAAGCGAATCAAGTCATTAGCTAAGAATACCACCAGCCAACGTAGAAACAGCTTTCTCACACGGTATTATATTCTCACACGGCAAGTATTGGCCTGGAAACAGCTTTCCATTACTTATAAGTTAACTTTTAGACCTTTTCTCATTGCcttttttaattcaaaactATCACCTGATCCTAGTCAGCCCAAATTATCTCAAGCGAAGTCATAACTTTCTAAAGTTCTAGAAAAAAGTTGCAAGTTGTATTCTAATTGACTTTTCTTAATCTTATATTCCCTCCGGCCTCCGTCCCACAATATTCTTCATGTTTCACTTTCCTCAAGTTGTAGTCTAAGTGACCGTTCTTAATATTATAAATAGTACTTTTTGTATAgttttttaatatctaaattgtaattttaaaatattgaactaatctaattcaatttaattcagaATTAGTTTAATTAAATGGACTCTTGAAAAACGAAATATGACAACTAATATGAAACGGAGGAATTAATGATTTTTCAAATTCACTCTTTAATTTGCTCTATTTAAGTTTACTATGCAACCTTCCACATAGAATATTTGaccacttgattttttttttttaaataataataataataacaataataataacttaATATTCGGTGATAAGGAGGCAAATAATCAATTTATGCCTAAGCCGACAGAAAGCATAATAAGCGAAGGGCCTAAGTGCGACCAAATTAAAGGGTCAAAATTCCTCTTATTAAATGTTGCATTTAATAACGAAAAAGAGAGTGTGGAGTTCCTTTTAATATTTCCGGCATATATCTTTATATACTAGTATGGAATAGAATAATCCTATATTTAATGTGAGATCAATGCAACTTTTTTACTATAAAGGAACTATTATATTGATCTCATCTCTAAATGATCTAACGATATTTTGAAATCACCTAAACtactaataaaaagaaaatgtatcataacTTTGCCGGTCCCAACTCCCAACTATTACGATGAAAggtgcaatttaaatgaatttaaatggaagtttcattaaataagcaagaaataaaTAGCTATGTTTTGAATCTCTGGCCAAGTTTTGTCCCAACTTCATCCCTTTATAGCACACTCCTTCTCTTACTTTTTCGTGAATTTTCCTTAATTTAAGCCCTTTCTGGTAAATACGTTTGAACAACTCTTATTTGTCGTGATTTCTAacagttgtctcaaattatttgtcgttttagaagttcaagataAT from Lycium ferocissimum isolate CSIRO_LF1 chromosome 2, AGI_CSIRO_Lferr_CH_V1, whole genome shotgun sequence includes:
- the LOC132041112 gene encoding protein PHLOEM PROTEIN 2-LIKE A9-like, whose protein sequence is MASKCHYQGNHTFCKTEKGYIVYPKALNIVWGNDERFWRLPKYENDGAELIQVNWLEVTGCIDNIVQKKTYDIGFTVSLMTDAFGWNDSPVYIMAKWGDNTQWRKVNLTTEKDQKMIRKTITITKGKGNADDKLCFGLYEVWNKKWKGGLKIHCVNLTERS